The following are encoded in a window of Bacillus xiapuensis genomic DNA:
- the lepA gene encoding translation elongation factor 4: protein MDHKERLTRQKRIRNFSIIAHIDHGKSTLADRILEYTHALTAREMKSQLLDSMDLERERGITIKLNAVQLKYKAQDGQEYIFHLIDTPGHVDFTYEVSRSLAACEGAILVVDAAQGIEAQTLANVYLALDNDLEILPVINKIDLPAAEPERVRQEVEDVIGLDASEAVLASAKAGIGIGEILEQIVEKVPAPAGDPEAPLKALIFDSLYDAYRGVVAYIRIVDGTVKVGDKVRMMATGKEFEVTEIGVFTPKTTPCAELTVGDVGYLTAAIKNVGDTRVGDTITSAENPAEEALPGYRKLNPMVYCGLYPIDSSKFNDLREALEKLELNDSALQFEPETSQALGFGFRCGFLGLLHMEIIQERIEREFKIDLITTAPSVIYNVRMTNGEEVHVDNPSNMPDPQKIDSVEEPYVKASIMVPNDFVGAVMELAQGKRGNFIDMQYMDENRVNVIYEIPLSEIVYDFFDQLKSNTKGYASFDYELIGYQPSKLVKMDILLNGEKVDALSFIVHRDFAYERGKVIVEKLKELIPRQQFEVPVQAAIGQKIVARSTIKSMGKNVLAKCYGGDISRKRKLLEKQKEGKKRMKQVGSVEVPQEAFMAVLKMDDQNK, encoded by the coding sequence ATGGACCATAAAGAGAGATTAACTAGACAAAAGCGTATCCGGAATTTCTCGATTATTGCTCATATTGACCATGGGAAATCGACTTTAGCAGACCGGATTTTAGAATATACGCATGCCTTAACAGCCCGTGAAATGAAAAGCCAGCTCTTGGATTCCATGGATCTGGAGCGGGAACGCGGCATTACCATTAAATTGAATGCGGTACAATTAAAGTATAAAGCGCAGGATGGACAGGAGTACATCTTTCATTTAATTGACACGCCGGGACATGTAGATTTCACCTACGAAGTCTCCCGAAGCTTGGCTGCCTGCGAAGGAGCAATATTGGTGGTGGATGCTGCCCAAGGTATTGAAGCGCAGACGCTGGCGAATGTGTATCTGGCTTTGGATAATGACTTGGAAATATTGCCTGTTATCAACAAGATTGATTTGCCGGCAGCAGAACCGGAGCGCGTTCGCCAAGAGGTGGAGGATGTCATCGGCTTGGACGCATCGGAGGCTGTGCTCGCATCGGCCAAGGCAGGGATTGGGATCGGAGAAATACTGGAGCAAATCGTAGAGAAGGTGCCGGCTCCTGCCGGTGATCCGGAAGCGCCGCTGAAAGCGCTGATTTTTGATTCCCTGTACGATGCTTACCGCGGAGTAGTGGCGTATATACGAATTGTAGACGGCACTGTCAAAGTGGGAGACAAAGTGAGGATGATGGCGACGGGAAAAGAGTTTGAAGTGACGGAAATAGGCGTATTCACGCCAAAAACAACGCCTTGTGCTGAGCTGACTGTCGGCGATGTTGGGTATTTGACAGCGGCCATAAAAAATGTTGGCGATACCCGAGTGGGGGATACGATCACTTCTGCTGAAAATCCGGCTGAAGAAGCGCTGCCGGGATACCGCAAATTAAATCCGATGGTATATTGCGGACTCTATCCAATTGATTCCTCTAAATTTAATGATCTGAGAGAAGCGCTTGAAAAGCTGGAATTAAATGATTCCGCGCTTCAATTTGAACCGGAGACCTCACAGGCTCTCGGCTTTGGCTTCCGCTGCGGATTTCTTGGATTGCTCCATATGGAAATCATTCAAGAGCGGATTGAGCGCGAATTCAAGATCGATTTAATTACAACCGCTCCGAGTGTAATTTATAATGTGCGGATGACAAACGGGGAGGAAGTTCACGTTGATAACCCATCAAACATGCCGGATCCTCAGAAGATAGACAGCGTGGAAGAGCCTTACGTTAAGGCTTCTATCATGGTGCCAAATGATTTCGTTGGAGCGGTCATGGAGCTTGCTCAAGGGAAACGCGGCAACTTTATTGACATGCAATATATGGATGAGAATCGCGTGAATGTCATTTATGAGATTCCGCTGTCGGAAATCGTGTACGACTTTTTTGATCAGCTGAAGTCGAATACGAAGGGCTATGCTTCTTTTGATTATGAGCTAATTGGCTACCAGCCTTCCAAGCTTGTGAAGATGGATATTTTGCTGAACGGTGAAAAAGTCGATGCTTTGAGCTTTATCGTTCATCGTGATTTTGCTTATGAACGCGGCAAGGTCATCGTAGAAAAGTTAAAGGAACTGATTCCCAGACAGCAGTTTGAGGTGCCGGTTCAAGCGGCTATCGGCCAAAAGATCGTGGCTCGCTCCACGATTAAATCCATGGGCAAAAATGTATTGGCCAAATGTTACGGCGGAGATATTTCCCGGAAACGAAAGCTTCTCGAGAAACAAAAGGAAGGAAAGAAACGGATGAAGCAGGTCGGTTCCGTTGAAGTTCCGCAGGAAGCATTCATGGCTGTTTTAAAGATGGATGATCAAAATAAATAA
- the spoIIP gene encoding stage II sporulation protein P has product MKENQANYIFSINLSTIIKGTVVFIISLLSLFSIAGLLTSFTYNYRISSNSVNEAAEHVTGEALYYLFMMENRIFSAHAPPNVRPPSLSEFAFRYATNVRYQDPRSFLGREIPGFSIYDGQILVAGEGTDYTNMPIESEPPAEMLQKSNDAPAADKTPDLKRDKPSQPPALNTDGKKRVFMYFTHTRESYLPFLKGVTSPDAAHHSKLNVTKVGEMVQDLLEEKGIGTALDKTDIVNRLHQSGRSYGQSYQASREVFSAAKNNNRDLQYFIDIHRDSQRKPVTTVAIRGQKYAKLAFVIGGEHANYEKNVKLATELHNRLEKKYKGLSRGVILKKGKNTNGKFNQDLSSKAILVEFGGVDNTYEELNRTASAFAEVFADHYWQAESVQTRPASD; this is encoded by the coding sequence ATGAAGGAGAATCAGGCGAACTATATTTTCTCAATCAACTTGTCAACGATTATCAAGGGAACAGTGGTTTTTATAATCTCTCTCCTTTCGCTGTTTTCAATAGCCGGATTGCTGACGTCGTTTACTTACAACTACCGTATTTCTTCTAACTCTGTAAACGAAGCGGCTGAGCATGTAACCGGTGAAGCGCTTTATTACTTATTCATGATGGAAAATAGAATATTTTCCGCTCACGCGCCGCCGAATGTGCGGCCGCCTTCATTAAGCGAATTTGCTTTTCGCTATGCAACCAATGTTCGCTATCAGGACCCGCGCAGTTTTTTAGGCCGGGAGATACCCGGTTTTTCTATTTATGACGGACAAATTCTCGTAGCGGGTGAAGGAACAGATTACACCAACATGCCGATCGAATCAGAGCCTCCTGCTGAAATGCTGCAGAAGAGCAACGATGCGCCGGCTGCTGATAAGACGCCTGATCTAAAAAGGGACAAGCCTTCCCAGCCCCCGGCTTTAAATACCGACGGGAAGAAGCGGGTATTCATGTATTTTACTCATACGAGAGAGAGCTATTTGCCATTTCTTAAAGGAGTAACTTCTCCGGATGCCGCTCATCATTCCAAGCTGAATGTCACGAAGGTCGGTGAAATGGTCCAAGACCTTCTCGAAGAAAAAGGGATCGGAACAGCGCTGGACAAAACGGATATCGTCAACCGGCTGCATCAATCGGGAAGAAGCTATGGGCAATCGTATCAAGCGTCAAGGGAGGTATTTAGTGCTGCCAAGAACAACAACCGCGATTTGCAGTATTTTATTGATATTCACCGGGACTCTCAGAGAAAGCCGGTTACGACCGTGGCGATTCGCGGTCAGAAGTATGCGAAGCTGGCGTTTGTGATTGGCGGAGAGCATGCGAATTACGAGAAAAATGTCAAACTCGCTACAGAGCTTCATAATCGTCTTGAGAAGAAATATAAAGGGCTTTCACGCGGAGTCATTCTGAAAAAGGGAAAAAACACGAACGGGAAGTTTAACCAGGATTTATCCAGCAAGGCGATCCTTGTGGAGTTCGGCGGGGTGGATAATACGTATGAAGAACTGAATCGGACGGCATCTGCTTTTGCGGAGGTGTTTGCAGATCATTACTGGCAAGCGGAATCCGTTCAAACCAGGCCTGCATCCGATTAG
- the gpr gene encoding GPR endopeptidase, protein MKEQSINLDVYAVRTDLAVEAKTLAEERLQESQTLTGVFTQERRVGEVTVTAVTIDEKGERETGKKAGNYLTLESQGIRSHDTTRQHEMEKVLARELAAYLKNRGIQKEASCLIIGLGNSDVTPDALGPLVCDSVMVTRHLFELQPDEVEEGYRSVSALIPGVMGTTGIETGDIVHGVVEKSKPDFIIVIDALASRSIERVNATVQISDTGIHPGAGVGNKRKEISEKILGIPVIAIGVPTVVDAVSITSDTIDFILKHLGKEIMEGKRPSSALSPAGFVFGKREKLKEEHLPDEEKRRSFLGMVGMLEDTEKRQLIHEVLSPLGHNLMVTPKEVDLFIKDTANLLANGINAALHPAIDQDNAGFFTK, encoded by the coding sequence ATGAAGGAGCAATCAATCAATTTAGATGTATATGCCGTCCGAACGGACTTAGCCGTCGAAGCGAAGACGCTGGCGGAGGAGCGCTTACAAGAATCGCAAACGCTGACGGGGGTTTTCACACAAGAGCGCCGAGTAGGTGAAGTTACGGTGACAGCTGTCACGATTGATGAGAAGGGGGAGAGGGAGACGGGTAAGAAAGCGGGGAATTATTTAACGCTGGAATCCCAAGGCATTCGCAGCCATGATACGACCCGCCAGCATGAAATGGAGAAGGTGCTCGCCCGTGAGCTGGCCGCTTATTTAAAGAACCGAGGCATTCAAAAAGAAGCCAGTTGTTTAATTATCGGGCTTGGCAATAGTGATGTTACGCCGGATGCGCTCGGGCCGCTCGTGTGCGATTCGGTCATGGTAACGAGACATTTGTTTGAACTTCAGCCTGATGAGGTGGAGGAAGGTTATCGCTCAGTCAGTGCTTTAATCCCTGGCGTCATGGGAACAACGGGAATTGAAACGGGCGATATTGTCCATGGTGTGGTAGAAAAATCAAAGCCTGACTTTATCATCGTGATTGATGCGCTGGCTTCCAGATCGATTGAAAGGGTAAACGCCACTGTACAAATTTCTGACACGGGTATCCACCCGGGGGCGGGGGTGGGCAATAAGAGAAAAGAAATCAGCGAGAAAATACTGGGCATCCCGGTGATCGCGATCGGTGTGCCGACAGTGGTGGATGCGGTGTCCATTACAAGTGATACGATCGATTTTATTTTGAAGCATCTCGGGAAGGAAATCATGGAGGGAAAGCGGCCTTCAAGTGCGCTTTCTCCTGCCGGGTTTGTTTTTGGCAAACGGGAAAAGCTGAAGGAGGAGCATTTGCCGGATGAGGAGAAGCGGCGCTCGTTTTTAGGGATGGTCGGCATGCTGGAAGACACAGAAAAACGCCAGCTTATTCATGAGGTCCTGTCTCCGCTGGGGCATAATTTAATGGTCACGCCGAAAGAAGTCGATTTATTTATCAAGGATACGGCGAATTTGTTGGCCAATGGCATCAATGCGGCTCTCCACCCAGCGATTGATCAGGACAACGCCGGCTTCTTTACGAAATAA
- the rpsT gene encoding 30S ribosomal protein S20 codes for MPNIKSAIKRVKTTQDRTEQNIRVKSAMRTAVKKFETAVANNEDNAKALLSDAVSRLDKAAAKGLIHKNAASRTKGRLMKKLNA; via the coding sequence ATGCCAAATATTAAATCTGCCATCAAACGTGTAAAAACTACACAGGATCGTACAGAGCAAAACATCCGCGTAAAGTCAGCTATGCGCACAGCTGTTAAGAAATTTGAAACAGCTGTTGCCAACAATGAAGATAACGCGAAAGCACTTTTATCTGATGCAGTAAGCCGCCTTGATAAAGCCGCTGCTAAAGGACTCATCCACAAGAACGCAGCGAGCCGTACAAAAGGCCGTTTAATGAAAAAATTAAATGCTTAA
- the holA gene encoding DNA polymerase III subunit delta, with product MIPIWKKIKNKQFSPVYLLYGNEMFLINETKHQLVHHALTQEEMDFNLASFDLEETPVETALEEAETLPFMGERKLVFLHNPLFLTAERAKEKVDHNLKKLEQYLQNPAPYTLLVFIAPYEKLDERKKLTKQMKKQAEVLEAKKLGEKELKKWLKDRAASNHVQIEEEALDHLIALAGTNLMVLTSELDKLSLYALEEKCITKEMVIKLTARSLEQDIFSLVDRVVTGKVEEAFRIYYDLLKLNEEPIKILALIASQFRLIYQTKELSRKGYGQQQIAGYLKVHPFRVKLAAGQSRRFTDEQLSAIMMMLADSDLQMKSNGMAKPMIIEMFLFKLQSIIRKHG from the coding sequence TTGATACCAATTTGGAAGAAGATTAAAAATAAACAGTTTTCCCCTGTTTATTTATTGTATGGAAATGAAATGTTTTTAATCAATGAAACAAAGCATCAGCTTGTTCACCATGCGCTGACGCAAGAAGAAATGGACTTTAACCTTGCGTCATTTGACTTGGAAGAAACGCCGGTAGAAACGGCACTTGAAGAAGCAGAAACGCTTCCTTTCATGGGCGAAAGAAAGCTTGTGTTTTTACATAACCCGCTTTTTTTAACGGCTGAACGCGCCAAGGAAAAAGTCGATCATAATTTAAAAAAGCTTGAGCAGTATTTGCAAAATCCGGCACCTTATACACTGCTAGTATTTATAGCTCCTTATGAAAAGCTGGATGAGCGGAAGAAGCTGACGAAACAGATGAAAAAGCAAGCGGAAGTGTTGGAAGCGAAGAAGCTTGGCGAGAAGGAATTGAAAAAGTGGCTGAAGGACCGGGCGGCTTCCAATCACGTTCAGATCGAGGAGGAGGCGCTGGATCATTTAATAGCCCTTGCCGGCACTAATCTAATGGTGCTTACCTCTGAGTTGGATAAGCTCTCTTTATATGCGCTAGAAGAGAAATGCATTACGAAGGAGATGGTGATCAAGCTGACAGCACGGTCGCTTGAACAGGACATTTTTTCACTTGTCGATCGCGTGGTTACGGGGAAGGTGGAGGAGGCCTTTCGGATATATTATGACTTGCTTAAATTAAACGAGGAACCGATCAAAATTCTTGCGTTAATTGCCTCGCAGTTCCGATTGATATATCAGACGAAAGAACTTTCGAGAAAAGGCTATGGACAGCAGCAGATCGCCGGTTATTTGAAAGTGCATCCTTTTCGGGTTAAGCTGGCTGCTGGTCAATCACGCCGTTTTACGGATGAGCAGCTCTCCGCCATCATGATGATGTTGGCCGACAGTGATTTGCAGATGAAATCAAACGGCATGGCTAAGCCGATGATTATAGAAATGTTCTTGTTTAAGCTGCAAAGCATCATAAGAAAACACGGATAA
- a CDS encoding YqzM family protein: MNEFEKSVQSKRNDAVDSAVGFIVSFGFFATMFIIATAIDMIGK; encoded by the coding sequence GTGAACGAATTTGAAAAAAGTGTGCAGTCCAAGCGTAACGATGCAGTCGATTCTGCAGTCGGATTTATTGTTTCTTTTGGGTTCTTTGCTACAATGTTTATCATCGCAACAGCTATCGACATGATTGGAAAGTAA
- a CDS encoding DNA internalization-related competence protein ComEC/Rec2 has translation MRGKIIYLAVFSLAGLLWALPSLASVRLLLSAAVLFLCIRMKGSLRLAACGSAVFFFGVGQIHESNQFSSFTGEEKEWIVSFEETAVIDGDRFNATVTANNGERLQLMHRIAVKEEIKQLQEKLSPGVICRMTGTLERPAESRNRNGFDYRKFLASKHIFWQLKPEKWSLSACSQPDRSIAQTIGQWRLAGMGHIKNTFPVSLQPAAAALLFGDRSLAEEEQTKAYQRLGIIHLLAISGLHVALMTAFLYYVLLRLGMIKEQAQLVLLFFLPLYALIAGGSPPVVRAVLMAAFILLAVKLQRRLTPLDALSLSFLLVLCYDPCLLYQAGFQLSYMVSFSLILSSAAILTFSSTALGKMFTITAVAQLAGLPILMYHFFEVSLYSFIANLFFVPFYSFIVLPFLLVTFLLSFPFPPILFLLKPFSLLFAQVDAAALEVSTWPFAVLRTGRPEPFFLILCTAAAAGAFLIWEKTKSIKPAAWLTMAAIAVLLGARLYAPEGEVSFIDIGQGDAIFIRLPNNQGNYLIDTGGLLPFHKEEWQKRRKSFQIGEDVLLPYFKSRGISRVDKLILTHSDYDHIGAAAELFDEMSIKEIIISPGSESKAVMRRTIRQAALHHIPVRYAAYMESWQEGSSFFQFLSPDDKHYEGNDDSLVLYAYIGGKKWLFTGDAEENSERRMIKQFDADADFIKIGHHGSRSSTTEEWLAETTPQYAIISAGRKNRYGHPHRDVIQRLQQHQIKIYRTDIHGEITYRFRGGKGTFSAHIP, from the coding sequence ATGCGCGGTAAAATCATTTATTTGGCTGTTTTTTCTTTGGCAGGATTGCTTTGGGCGCTTCCGTCCTTGGCAAGCGTCCGGTTGCTTCTCAGCGCGGCCGTTCTTTTTTTATGCATCCGGATGAAAGGAAGCTTGAGACTGGCCGCCTGCGGCAGTGCCGTTTTCTTTTTTGGCGTCGGTCAGATTCATGAAAGCAATCAGTTCTCCTCGTTTACAGGGGAGGAAAAAGAGTGGATCGTCTCTTTTGAAGAAACTGCCGTGATCGATGGAGATCGTTTCAACGCAACGGTGACGGCGAATAACGGAGAAAGGCTGCAGCTGATGCACCGGATTGCTGTGAAAGAGGAAATAAAGCAGCTGCAGGAGAAGCTGAGCCCGGGCGTCATTTGCCGCATGACCGGCACGCTTGAACGGCCCGCCGAGTCGCGTAACCGAAACGGATTTGATTACCGCAAATTTTTAGCATCCAAGCATATCTTTTGGCAGTTAAAGCCGGAGAAATGGTCCTTGTCTGCTTGTTCTCAGCCGGACCGTTCGATCGCACAAACAATTGGTCAATGGCGCTTGGCGGGCATGGGTCATATTAAGAATACCTTTCCGGTGAGCTTGCAGCCCGCCGCAGCGGCTTTGCTGTTCGGAGACCGGTCACTCGCTGAAGAAGAGCAGACGAAGGCCTATCAGCGTCTGGGCATTATTCATTTACTAGCGATTTCCGGTCTTCACGTTGCTTTGATGACCGCATTTTTATATTATGTATTGCTTCGGCTCGGCATGATCAAGGAGCAGGCGCAGCTTGTCTTGTTGTTTTTTCTTCCGCTTTATGCTCTGATTGCCGGAGGCTCTCCCCCTGTCGTACGAGCGGTGCTAATGGCAGCTTTTATCTTACTGGCGGTGAAACTCCAGCGCCGACTGACTCCCCTCGATGCTCTCAGCCTCAGCTTTTTGCTCGTGCTATGCTATGACCCTTGTTTGCTTTATCAAGCTGGATTTCAATTGTCTTATATGGTCAGCTTTTCATTGATTCTTTCTTCCGCGGCCATTCTCACCTTTTCCTCCACTGCTCTCGGTAAAATGTTTACCATCACGGCCGTTGCGCAGCTTGCCGGCTTGCCTATCCTTATGTATCATTTCTTTGAAGTATCCCTCTATTCGTTCATCGCTAATTTATTTTTTGTTCCTTTTTATTCGTTTATTGTGCTGCCGTTTCTTCTCGTGACTTTTCTCCTCAGCTTTCCATTTCCCCCCATTCTATTTTTGCTTAAGCCATTTAGCCTGCTGTTCGCTCAAGTGGATGCCGCTGCTCTGGAAGTAAGCACTTGGCCGTTTGCCGTGTTGCGGACGGGCCGGCCGGAACCATTCTTTCTTATTCTTTGCACGGCCGCTGCAGCTGGAGCATTTCTTATATGGGAAAAGACTAAAAGTATTAAGCCTGCAGCTTGGCTGACAATGGCTGCCATTGCTGTGCTTCTCGGAGCAAGACTCTATGCGCCGGAAGGAGAGGTGTCCTTTATTGATATCGGACAAGGGGATGCGATTTTCATTAGGCTTCCAAACAACCAGGGGAATTACTTGATTGATACGGGCGGCTTGCTGCCTTTTCATAAAGAAGAATGGCAAAAGCGGCGAAAGAGCTTTCAGATTGGAGAGGATGTGCTGCTGCCTTATTTTAAAAGCCGGGGGATTTCCAGAGTTGATAAACTGATCTTAACGCACAGTGATTACGATCATATAGGAGCGGCCGCGGAGTTATTTGATGAGATGTCCATTAAAGAAATCATAATCAGTCCGGGATCTGAAAGCAAAGCGGTCATGCGCCGGACAATCAGGCAGGCGGCTCTTCATCACATTCCTGTTCGGTACGCAGCATACATGGAAAGCTGGCAGGAAGGTTCCTCCTTCTTTCAATTCCTGTCACCGGATGACAAGCATTATGAAGGAAACGATGACTCGCTTGTCCTGTATGCCTATATAGGCGGAAAAAAGTGGCTATTTACAGGAGATGCGGAAGAAAACAGTGAAAGGAGGATGATAAAGCAATTCGACGCCGACGCGGATTTTATCAAAATCGGCCATCATGGCAGCCGTTCATCCACGACAGAGGAATGGTTAGCTGAGACGACTCCGCAATATGCCATTATCTCCGCCGGAAGAAAAAACCGCTACGGCCACCCTCATCGTGATGTGATCCAAAGGCTGCAGCAGCATCAAATAAAAATTTACCGAACGGATATTCACGGAGAGATCACGTACCGATTTCGCGGCGGGAAAGGAACGTTTTCTGCCCATATCCCGTAA
- a CDS encoding deoxycytidylate deaminase translates to MRRKSWDEYFLDIADVVSSRSTCNRLHVGCVIVKDKHIIATGYNGSIHGHEHCEDEGCLLSDENRCIRCLHAELNAVLHADRDRLIGAAAYVTHEPCENCAKTLAQAGIKRIIYRNAYPNKWNKHFLKDIEVVHLPNE, encoded by the coding sequence ATGAGACGAAAAAGCTGGGATGAATATTTTTTGGATATTGCCGATGTTGTATCTTCCCGATCAACTTGCAATCGACTTCATGTGGGCTGTGTGATCGTGAAGGACAAGCATATCATAGCAACCGGGTACAATGGGTCGATTCACGGGCATGAGCATTGTGAAGATGAAGGCTGTCTGCTGTCTGATGAAAACAGATGCATCCGCTGTTTGCATGCGGAATTAAATGCGGTGCTTCACGCAGATAGAGACCGTCTGATTGGAGCGGCGGCCTATGTGACGCATGAACCATGCGAAAATTGCGCCAAAACCCTTGCCCAAGCCGGCATTAAACGGATTATTTACCGAAATGCTTACCCAAATAAATGGAACAAGCACTTTTTAAAGGATATTGAAGTGGTGCACTTGCCTAATGAATAA
- a CDS encoding helix-hairpin-helix domain-containing protein — translation MDVKALIEKYKLFVILLAAAGIFGLYQLSAKEAPPAQPLTAEIHTPSSKETSPASSEEKKETKEEQVVMVDMKGAVPKPGIYTLKQGARIHDAIAKAGGLQKDADRTAVNLAQKLQDEMIVYIPKIGEKPPAQSPSVSSAIPGASSPADGSKPETKININAASAEELQTMPGIGEAKAQAIIDYRETEGAFAKPEDLKNVTGIGEKTFEKLEPLISVN, via the coding sequence ATGGACGTAAAAGCTTTAATTGAAAAGTACAAATTATTTGTGATTCTCTTGGCGGCTGCAGGAATCTTTGGATTGTATCAATTATCGGCAAAAGAAGCGCCGCCCGCCCAGCCGCTGACTGCCGAGATTCATACTCCCTCTTCGAAAGAGACTTCGCCCGCTTCTTCTGAAGAGAAGAAGGAGACGAAGGAGGAACAGGTGGTGATGGTGGATATGAAAGGAGCTGTCCCAAAACCGGGTATTTACACATTAAAGCAGGGGGCACGGATACATGATGCGATTGCAAAAGCGGGAGGCCTGCAAAAAGATGCTGACCGCACGGCGGTCAACCTTGCTCAAAAGCTTCAAGATGAAATGATTGTCTATATTCCGAAGATTGGAGAGAAGCCGCCGGCCCAGTCACCTTCTGTTTCTTCTGCCATCCCCGGCGCTTCTTCACCGGCTGATGGGAGCAAGCCGGAAACGAAGATCAATATCAATGCCGCTTCTGCTGAAGAGCTGCAAACGATGCCGGGTATAGGAGAAGCGAAAGCACAAGCAATCATTGACTATAGAGAAACGGAGGGAGCTTTTGCCAAGCCGGAAGATTTGAAAAATGTAACCGGGATCGGTGAGAAGACTTTTGAAAAGCTGGAGCCGCTTATTTCCGTGAATTAA
- the comER gene encoding late competence protein ComER, protein MRTGVIGTGNMGEILIHALIDSKAVMPSELSIINRTEVKAKRLAEKLPGVTLAESIPKLVQTCDLVFICVKPHDIYPILAEVKDLFRPEQCVVSITSPVSTAQLESVLSCSCMRMIPSITNKVLSGAVLYTFGERCQDGWKMEMKEKMELLSREAIEIDESVTRAASDLVSCGPAFISYLTRRLIEGAETTGMDAETAEKLAECMLTGLGELFKQKEYTLAQLEEKVCVKGGVTGKGIAVLEEETGDMFSKLFKATHQKFAEDKQETAAQFGIH, encoded by the coding sequence ATGAGAACTGGAGTAATCGGCACCGGAAATATGGGAGAAATTCTGATCCACGCACTTATTGATTCCAAAGCGGTCATGCCTTCTGAGCTTTCCATCATTAACCGAACCGAAGTTAAAGCTAAGCGGCTGGCAGAAAAGCTCCCTGGTGTGACGCTTGCTGAAAGTATTCCGAAATTAGTGCAGACCTGTGACCTTGTTTTTATTTGTGTAAAACCTCACGATATCTATCCGATTCTTGCTGAAGTGAAGGATCTTTTCCGCCCGGAACAATGTGTGGTTTCGATTACAAGCCCGGTTAGCACGGCGCAGTTAGAATCGGTTCTCTCCTGCTCGTGCATGCGCATGATTCCAAGCATTACGAATAAAGTACTGTCAGGAGCCGTTTTGTATACTTTTGGAGAGAGATGCCAAGATGGATGGAAAATGGAGATGAAGGAAAAAATGGAGCTGCTGAGCCGAGAAGCGATAGAAATTGACGAATCGGTCACCCGGGCAGCATCTGATCTTGTCAGCTGCGGTCCGGCCTTTATCAGCTATTTAACGCGAAGATTGATTGAAGGGGCAGAAACGACCGGGATGGACGCCGAAACAGCTGAAAAATTAGCTGAATGCATGCTGACCGGACTCGGAGAACTGTTTAAACAAAAAGAATATACATTAGCACAATTGGAAGAAAAAGTATGTGTCAAAGGCGGGGTAACCGGAAAAGGCATCGCGGTGCTGGAGGAAGAAACCGGAGACATGTTTAGTAAGCTATTCAAAGCCACTCACCAAAAATTCGCCGAGGATAAACAAGAAACAGCTGCACAATTTGGAATTCATTAA
- a CDS encoding class I SAM-dependent DNA methyltransferase codes for MTYERFAYVYDFLMQDVPYERWLAFFERHAKSLPGKKVLDVACGTGEFTWRLKETGWDVTGVDLSEDMLMVAQQKAAERGKKIPWFQQDMRMLEGLGTFDAVTIFCDSLNYLLKEEEVKDTFRHVYDHLQAGGLFLFDVHSLYKMEHIFKDGTFTSVDEEVSYIWNCFDGDAEGMVEHELTFFAFDQASGQYERFDELHYQRTYAPEQYADWLEQAGFEIVRLAADFTDNPPQQDSQRIFFVARKG; via the coding sequence ATGACGTACGAGCGATTTGCTTATGTATACGATTTTTTAATGCAGGATGTACCGTATGAACGATGGCTTGCTTTCTTTGAACGTCATGCGAAGTCATTGCCAGGCAAGAAGGTGCTCGATGTAGCATGCGGAACCGGGGAGTTCACTTGGCGTTTAAAAGAGACTGGCTGGGATGTGACAGGTGTGGATCTGTCGGAAGATATGCTGATGGTCGCACAGCAAAAGGCGGCAGAAAGAGGGAAAAAGATTCCGTGGTTTCAGCAGGACATGCGCATGCTTGAAGGTCTTGGCACATTTGATGCTGTGACGATATTTTGTGATTCTCTTAATTATTTGCTGAAAGAAGAAGAGGTTAAGGATACCTTTCGCCATGTGTATGATCATTTGCAAGCTGGCGGGCTTTTCTTATTTGATGTCCATTCCCTTTATAAAATGGAGCATATTTTTAAAGACGGCACATTTACTTCGGTCGACGAGGAAGTGTCTTATATTTGGAATTGCTTTGACGGAGACGCTGAGGGCATGGTGGAGCATGAGCTTACATTTTTTGCTTTCGATCAAGCCAGCGGTCAATATGAACGGTTTGATGAGCTGCATTATCAGCGAACGTATGCGCCGGAACAATATGCAGACTGGCTTGAGCAAGCCGGCTTTGAGATTGTTCGTCTGGCGGCTGACTTTACGGATAATCCGCCGCAGCAGGATAGCCAAAGAATCTTTTTTGTAGCGAGAAAAGGATAA